One segment of Panicum virgatum strain AP13 chromosome 3K, P.virgatum_v5, whole genome shotgun sequence DNA contains the following:
- the LOC120700143 gene encoding kinesin-like protein KIN-14R: protein MEEEASGGGGRARADPPAASSPVVAARKTVRVSDARDFIIPSRAADHQGRPAAAEAEEGSSPSPPAAVPCEGALQDTPDYIRRGAARHRVAPLELFSAVTSPPPQDAASAESRGGSREGGARQAETVDGAPSGLETLQVEEGEPGCCGQLKQQYGLLLREKEECRRLLEDLMRENVLKTRECREAQESLRHLQMELMRKSMYVGSLASAVEGQVKEKSRLCQFVNELSEKFKALKLEHQNLRQESLEYKNCVLDATQMSKTIQQYVNQYAILECEFKDLKEKFSEESKERKDLYNKLIELKGNIRVFCRCRPLNAEEMAEGASTAIDFESAKDGELVVKGHVSSKKVFKFDSVFSPEDDQEKVFEKTAPFATSVLDGFNVCIFAYGQTGTGKTFTMEGIDGARGVNYRTLEELFRIIKEREGIFLYEVTVSVLEVYNEQIHDLLLTGSQPGATTKRLEVRQVAEGVHHVPGLVEARVTNMNEAWEVLQTGSKARVVGSTNANEHSSRSHCIHCVMVKGENLIDGECTKSKLWLIDLAGSERVAKTDAQGERLKEAQNINKSLSALGDVISALATKTPHIPFRNSKLTHLLQDSLSGDSKTLMFVQISPNENDVGETLCSLNFASRVRGIELGQARKQVDVGELSRYKLMVGRAKQDIRNKDAQIKSMEETIQSLEAKNKAKDLFTMNLQEKIKELESQLLVERKIARQHVDNKIAQDHLQKQQSLKEEGLSMRSPMAERNLNSTAEKPSAARKDFGIAKQMFSDSNTDTYSFKQLMSLGEEKENNPEAGQLPQMAKARRVSLCNGGAYPQPMSQASRRTSLIPLPRRNSLMPLPAAKNAAAMPPPLENITEHLSPPPLSSPPVVSNDKGSRSKRINSILRRSLQKKVIIRPSMAAQVGRKASVISTTQGTDGARKAARRVPVGGGAGPRVQQNRDKERGWNNATSLRNNF, encoded by the exons atggaagaggaggcaagcggcggcggcggccgggcccgCGCCGAcccccccgccgcctcctcgccggttGTGGCCGCCAGGAAGACGGTGAGGGTGTCCGACGCCCGCGACTTCATCAtcccctcccgcgccgccgaccaccagggccgccccgccgccgccgaggccgagg AGGGCTCGTCGCcgtccccgcccgccgccgtcccgtgcGAGGGGGCGCTGCAGGACACGCCGGACTACATCCGGAGGGGCGCCGCGCGGCACCGGGTCGCGCCCCTCGAGCTCTTCTCCGCcgtgacctcgccgccgccgcaggatgCGGCCAGCGCGGAGAGCCGTGGCGGGTCCAGGGAAGGCGGAGCGCGCCAGGCTGAGACCGTGGATGGTGCTCCAAGCGGGCTAGAGACGCTGCAAGTGGAAGAG GGCGAACCCGGTTGCTGTGGCCAGCTGAAACAGCAGTACGGTTTACTCCTGCGGGAGAAGGAGGAATGCAGGAGGCTTCTGGAGGACCTGATGAGGGAGAACGTGCTCAAGACCAGAGAATGCCGTGAAGCACAGGAGTCGCTTCGTCATCTGCAGATGGAGCTCATGAGGAAGTCAATGTACGTTGGCTCCTTAG CCTCTGCAGTTGAAGGGCAAGTGAAGGAGAAGAGTCGATTGTGTCAATTTGTCAACGAATTGAGTGAAAAATTCAAG GCGTTGAAGTTGGAGCACCAGAATTTACGACAAGAGTCACTAGAATACAAAAACTGTGTGTTGGATGCTACACAAATGTCCAAAACAATTCAGCAATATG TGAATCAATATGCAATTCTGGAATGTGAGTTTAAAGACCTCAAAGAAAAGTTTAGTGAGGAGTCAAAGGAGCGGAAGGATTTATACAACAAGCTTATAGAGTTGAAGG GTAATATAAGAGTGTTTTGTCGGTGCCGACCACTTAATGCAGAAGAAATGGCTGAAGGAGCTTCAACGGCCATTGATTTTGAGTCAGCAAAAGATGGAGAACTTGTTGTTAAAGGCCACGTATCTTCCAAAAAAGTATTCAAATTCGATTCCGTCTTCAGCCCTGAAGACGACCAAG AAAAGGTGTTTGAGAAAACTGCACCATTCGCAACCTCGGTATTAGATGGATTCAATGTTTGCATCTTTGCTTATGGACAGACCGGCACTGGTAAAACATTTACCATGGAAGGAATTGATGGTGCTCGAGGGGTCAACTACCGAACTTTGGAGGAACTCTTTCGGATAATAAAAGAAAGAGAGGGCATTTTCTTGTACGAGGTTACTGTCAGTGTCTTGGAGGTGTATAATGAGCAGATCCATGATTTGCTCCTGACAGGGTCTCAACCAGGCGCAACAACCAAAAG ACTAGAAGTAAGACAAGTTGCAGAAGGGGTTCACCATGTACCTGGACTTGTTGAAGCACGGGTGACTAACATGAATGAGGCTTGGGAGGTCCTGCAAACAGGAAGCAAAGCAAGAGTTGTTGGTTCGACAAATGCTAATGAACATAGCAGTCGATCACACTG CATACACTGTGTAATGGTCAAAGGAGAAAACTTGATCGATGGAGAATGCACAAAGAGCAAATTATGGCTGATTGACCTTGCCGGAAGTGAGAGGGTAGCAAAGACAGATGCTCAAGGAGAAAGGTTGAAAGAAGCACAGAACATTAATAAATCTCTCTCTGCACTTGGTGATGTCATATCTGCTCTTGCAACAAAAACCCCACATATCCCTTTTAG gAATTCGAAGCTGACACACTTGCTTCAAGACTCACTAA GTGGAGATTCCAAGACCTTGATGTTCGTTCAAATCAGCCCAAATGAGAATGACGTAGGTGAAACTCTTTGCTCACTGAACTTCGCTAGCAGAGTGCGAGGAATAGAGCTTGGACAAGCAAGAAAGCAAGTTGATGTTGGAGAATTGTCAAGATACAAGCTCATG GTTGGGAGAGCCAAGCAGGATATTAGGAACAAAGATGCTCAGATTAAAAGCATGGAAGAAACAATCCAATCACTTGAAGCAAAGAACAAGGCCAAAGATTTGTTCACTATGAATCTCCAAGAAAAG ATCAAAGAGTTGGAATCACAGCTGCTAGTTGAACGAAAGATAGCTCGGCAGCATGTCGACAACAAGATTGCTCAAGACCATCTGCAGAAGCAGCAAAGCTTGAAGGAAGAGGGGTTGTCCATGAGAAGCCCAATGGCCGAGAGGAACCTCAACTCCACAGCAGAGAAGCCATCAGCAGCACGCAAAGACTTTGGGATCGCGAAGCAGATGTTCTCTGACAGCAACACTGACACTTACAGCTTCAAGCAGCTGATGTCTCTCGGGGAGGAGAAGGAAAATAACCCTGAAGCTGGGCAGCTGCCACAGATGGCAAAAGCGAGACGAGTCTCATTGTGCAACGGTGGAGCTTACCCGCAGCCAATGAGCCAAGCCTCACGTAGAACATCACTGATACCACTTCCGCGGCGGAACTCGCTGATGCCGCTGCCTGCAGCCAAGAATGCAGcagcgatgccgccgccgcttgaAAATATCACGGAGCATTTGTCCCCACCACCGCTGTCCTCTCCCCCGGTTGTCTCCAATGACAAGGGAAGCCGAAGCAAGAGGATCAACAGCATCCTGCGTCGGAGCCTGCAGAAGAAGGTGATCATCAGGCCGTCAATGGCTGCACAAGTGGGGAGGAAAGCTAGTGTCATCTCCACCACACAGGGCACTGATGGTGCTCgcaaggcggcgcggcgagtaccggtgggcggcggtgctgggccGAGGGTGCAGCAGAACAGGGACAAGGAGCGGGGGTGGAACAACGCGACAAGCCTCAGGAACAATTTCTGA
- the LOC120701147 gene encoding uncharacterized protein LOC120701147 codes for MEAADASALEVSPRVGSWRRSRPWSRSSSIGRSGSSCVEYTSLRDVMEEECGGGGGGGDHHHLYSPWRGGGGSGWGEYSFHDIPDFDASTIGIRNQLLKHAASAYLQSAVVMAAGRDEGCCLARLWRRRRGRVLMRACSWQGCVDDPAEACAAFVARSARRVAAFVAGRVHAVWNSSLRAVPAVYHHADD; via the exons atggAAGCAGCCGACGCGTCGGCGCTGGAGGTGTCGCCGCGGGTCGGGAGCTGGCGGCGGTCGCGGCCGTGGAGCCGGAGCAGCAGTATCGGGCGTAGCGGCAGCAGCTGCGTCGAGTACACGAGCCTCCGCGACGTGATGGAGGaggagtgcggcggcggcggcggaggcggcgaccaCCACCACCTGTACAgcccgtggcgcggcggcgggggcagcggGTGGGGCGAGTACTCGTTCCACGACATCCCCGACTTCGACGCGTCCACCATCGGGATCCGGAACCAGCTGCTGAAGCACGCGGCGTCGGCGTACCTGCAGTCGGCGGTGGTGATGGCGGCGGGGCGCGACGAGGGGTGCTGCCTGGCCCGGCTCTGGCGCC gccggcgcgggcgcgtgcTGATGCGCGCGTGCTCGTGGCAGGGGTGCGTGGACGACCCCGCCGAGGCCTGCGCCGCGTTCGTGGCGCGCTCcgcccgccgcgtcgccgccttCGTCGCCGGCCGCGTCCACGCCGTCTGGAACTCGTCGCTCAGAGCGGTCCCCGCGGTGTACCACCACGCCGACGACTAG
- the LOC120700145 gene encoding 50S ribosomal protein HLP, mitochondrial-like: MAAFLRSKCSSVGRTLIGSLGNNLYGATNSSVEAVTRPSHCDAISQQIRTFIQMRTNLKVVDNSGAKRVMCIQAKRGKYGARLGDTIIGSVKEAQPRGKVKKGDVVYGVVVRAAMKKGRSDGSEVQFDDNAIVLVNNKGELIGTRVFGPVPHELRKKKHLKILALAEHIV, encoded by the exons TTGGACGTACTCTGATTGGAAGCCTTGGAAATAAtttgtatggagccaccaactcATCTGTGGAGGCAGTGACAAGACCTTCTCATTGTGATGCTATCAGCCAG CAAATCAGAACATTCATCCAGATGAGAACCAACCTCAAGGTCGTGGACAACTCTGGAGCAAAGCGGGTTATGTGCATTCAGGCCAAGAGGGGCAAGTATGGAGCAAGGCTTGGGGACACGATCATCGGATCTGTCAAGGAAGCACAACCTCGTGGCAAGGTCAAGAAAGGAGACGTTGTGTACGGAGTGGTCGTCCGTGCTGCCATGAAGAAAGGGCGCAGCGATGGCAGTGAGGTCCAGTTCGATGACAACGCGATAGTCCTCGTAAACAACAAGGGCGAGCTGATCGGCACTCGCGTCTTTGGTCCGGTGCCTCATGAGCTTAGGAAGAAGAAGCACCTCAAGATCCTGGCATTGGCTGAGCACATTGTTTGA